Within the Microbacterium sp. 1S1 genome, the region TGGCCAGGTCCGGGAGCTGCTCACCGACTACGGCGACATCGACTACCTCTTCTTCGATTTCACCTACCCCGAGTCCAAGGACGGCTGGGCGGGTAAGGGGCCGCAGGACTGGGACGCCGAGGCGCTCCTCGCGCTGTGCCGGGAGCTGCAGCCGGAGATGCTGGTCAACGATCGACTCGGGATCCCCGCGGACTTCGTGACGCCGGAGCAGTACCAGCCGACAGCGCCGATCGTCCGGGACGGCGTGCCTCTCGTTTGGGAGGCGTGCCAGACGCTCAACGGCTCGTGGGGCTACCACCGGGACAACACCGACCAGAAGTCGCCGGCGCTGCTCGTGCAGATGCTCGTCGACTCGGTGTCGATGGGCGGCAACATGCTCCTGAACATCGGCCCGGACGGGCGTGGGGCGATCGCGCCCCGGGACGCGCAGACCCTCGCGGAGATCGGCGAGTGGATGCGCCTCCACGACCGCGTCGTGATCGGGGCCGGTCACGCGCCGTTCACGCCGCCGCGGGAGGGCGTGTACACGCTCCGCGGCGATCGCCTCTATCTGAGCCTGTTCAGCTGGCCGCTCGGCTTCGTCCATCTGCCCGGCCTCGCGGGCAAGGTCTCATATGCGCGGCTCCTGAACGACGGGTCCTGGCTGCGCACGAGCGTCAGTGATCCGGACCAGCAGGCCGACCTGATGACCCCGGCCGGGGAGGCCGAGGGGACCCTGACGGTGCACCTTCCGGTGCGTCGTCCCGACGTGCTGATGCCGGTGATCGAGCTGCGCCTCACGGGGGAGTGACGACGACGGTGGCGGCGGCTCAGGTCGTCGCCACCGGGATCTCCATGCCCTCGAGGGCGAGGCGGGCGGCGCCGTACAGGATGGCGTCGGCGCCGGTGGTGGCGGCCTCGATCCGCAGCCGCTGGGTCGCGAGCGGGTGGCAGGCCTCGTAGACCCGGCTGCGCACCGCGGCGATGAACGGCTCCGAGGCGCTCATGCTTCCGGTCAGGAACAGGGCGTGCGGGTTGAAGAAGTTCACGACCCCCGACAGTGCCTGACCCAGGTGGGTCCCCGCGGTGCGGACGAGTGTCGTCGCCAGCGGGTCCGCGTCCCGTGCCAGCGTCAGGACGTCTGCCGTGGTGCGCACGCCGGTGGTGCCGCGCTCGCGCATCTGCCGCACGAGGCTGGCGCCGCTGGCCACGGTCTCCAGGCAGCCGGTGTTGCCGCAGGAGCAGGGGATGTCCCCGCTGCCGTCGATCCGCGTGTGCGTGATGTCTCCGGCCGCAGCGGTGGCCCCGCGGTGGATGTGCCCGTCCACGATGATCCCGCTGCCGATCGCGGTGCCCGCCTTGACGGTGATGCTGTGCTGCGTGTGCCCGAGCTGGCGACGGTGCTCGCCGAGCGCGGCGAGGTTGGCGTCGTTGTCCACGACGACCGGGACGCCGTGGCGTGCCGACAGGTGTTCGCCGACACGGAATCCGGGCCACCCCGGCATGCGTGATGGCTGGTCGACGGAGCCGGTCGTGACGTCGACCGGGCCGGGCAGGCTCACCCCGATCGCGTGGACCCGGGTCTCGGCGAGCAGACGCTCGAACACCTCCGACACTCTCTTCAGCGTCGCCTCCGGGCCGTCCGCGACGTCGATCGCGATGGTCTCCGAGTGGAGGAGGCCGCCGCTGAGGTCGTGCCGTCCGATGCGGGCATGGCGGCCGCCGAGGTCGGCGGACAGGACGATGCCGTCACCGGCGATCCTGAGCACGCGTGGTCGTCTGCCGCCGCGGGAGGTGCCGGCGCCCGCCTCCTCCAGGACGCCCGCGTCGAGAAGGGCCTGCACGCGCAGGCCGACCGTCGACGCGGCGACGCCGAGCGCGGAGGCGAGCTCAGAACGGGAGCGAGCCTGCCCCCGCGCGACGAAGTCGAGGATGCGCCGCGTGTGCGGATCGTCGACGGGGGTGTCGGCGGGGTTCGTCATGGAGATCCTTCGTCTCGGAGCATCGTCAGCGTAGCGGGGGTGCCGTCTGTTTCGGGGGAATGACGAATGATCACCGCCTGATAAACATCGGATGTTCAGCTTGCGGCACCCTGCGAACTATGACAGCGTAACTTCATACGAAATCCTAATTGGTTAGTTCGAGGCTCGAAATAACCGTTCCCTTCTCAGGAGGCATTCAATGAAGAAGTTGCGTGTGGGGGCTGTCGCCGCTGTCGCGGGCGTGGCCGTGGCGATGACCGGCTGTGCGAGCAGCGGGGGATCCGGAGGCTCGGCCGACGGCGACACCATCGTCGTGGACATGTGGGCCGGCAGCGAGTCGGACGTTGACGCGCTCGAGGCGCAGATCGAGTTCGCTCAGAAGCAGAACCCGGACATCGAGATCAAGCTGCAGACCTCGCCGTGGAGCGACTTCTTCACGAAGCTGACGACCAACATGGCCAGCGGCAACATGGCCTGCATCACCGGTATGAGCGGAGCACAGCTCGGCGGCTACACGGCCGGCTTCCGCGAGCTCAGCGAGGACGACCTCAAGACCGCCGGAATCGACTGGTCGGAGTTCAACCCGAGTGCGGACGGCATCCTCAGCTTCGAGGGCAAGGTCTACGGTGTTCCCTTCGACGTCGCGACCATGCTCGTCTACTACAACCAGGACATGCTCACCGCTGCGGGTGCTGCCACTCCTGAGATCGGCTGGACGTTCGACGACTTCGCCACGATCGCAGCCGACGCCACGAAGGACGGCAAGTACGGATTCGGCATGGGCATGGGCGGCTACCAGTGGATGTCGATGCCGATCGCCTACTCCGCGACGCAGCCCGCCTCCGAGGACGGCACGCTGCACATCGACGACGAAGCCTTCGTCGACGCGGCCTCCTGGTACGCGGGCCTGGTCACGGACAAGAAGGTCGCGGCACCGGTCGCGTCCGCGTCGGACACCGGCTGGGGCGAGAACCAGTACACGGGCGGGAACGCGGCGATGGCCGTGGACGGCACGTGGAACGCGGTCAGCTACCTCAACAACGAGTCCGGTTTCGCCGCCGGCATGGTGCCGCTGCCCGCGGGCGTGGACGGCAACCCCGGCCCCATCCTCGGCTCCGGTTACGGCATCGCCGAGAACTGCAAGAACCCCGAGGCCGCGCTGAAGGTGCTCGGGTCCCTCGTCGGCGAGGACGCGCAGGACTACATCGCCTCGTCCGGCCGCTCCTACCCGGCTCGCATCTCGTCGCAGCCGCTGTACTTCGAGTCGATCGACGAGCAGTACCGCGAGCAGGTGCAGTCGGTGTTCGAGGCCGCGTTCGGTGACACGGTGCCGCTGTACATGACCAAGAGCTGGCAGAAGCTCGACAGCTACATCCAGCCCAACCTCGTCAGCGTCTACAACGGCCAGATGACGATGGAGGAGCTGCTGTCGAACGCCCAGGCGCAGTTCGGCGAGTGAGCCGGATCCGGCCCGCGCAGCAGTAACACAGAAAGACAACGAGATGACGATCACGACGAGACGTCGGGGATCGCTCGCCAAGGTCGAGGGCCGCCAGGCGCTGGGTTTCGCAAGCCCAGCCCTGGTGGGCCTCGCCCTGTTCACGATCGTGCCCGTGGGGCTCTCGATCGTGATGAGCGTCTTCGACTGGCCGACCTTCGGCGAACGCACCTTCAACGGAGTGGACAACTACGTCACGCTGTTCACCAGCAGCCCGGACTTCTGGCCCGCGCTGCGCAACTCGGCGGTGTACACGCTGCTGTACGTGCCGCTGAGCGTCGCTCTCTCGCTCGTGCTCGCGCTCGGACTCGGTCCCCGCATCCGCGGCCGCGGGGCTCTCCGCGTCCTCTTCTTCATCCCGGTCGTGACCCCGATGGTCGCGAACGTGCTGGTGTGGAAGATGATGCTGCAGCCCCAGGGTCTGTTCAACGGCCTCTCGGTCACCTGGTTCGGGGTCGAGCTGCCGAACTTCCTCGCCGACCCCAACTGGGCGATGATCATGGTCGTCGTCATGAGCGTCTGGCAGGGGCTCGGCTACAACATGCTGATCTTCTCCGCCGCCCTCGAGCAGCTCCCGGAGAGTGTGCTGGAAGCCGCGAGCATCGATGGCGCGCAGGGCTTCCGCCGGGTCTGGAGCATCATCATCCCGATGATCTCTCCGTCGATCTTCTTCGCGACGATCATGACGATGATCACCTCGCTCCAGGTCTTCGTCCAGCCGCAGATGCTCACCGGAGGCGGCCCCGGCAACGCCACCAAGCCGCTCGTGATGTACATCTGGGAGCAGGGCTTCACCTTCGGCGATCTCGGGCTCGCCGCCGCCGCCGCATGGATCCTCTTCGCGATCATCATCGCGATCACCGGCATCCAGTTCGCCGCACAGAAGAAGTGGGTGCACTATGAGCACTGAGACCCTCGTCCGGCCCACCGGCACCGCCCCGCGGCGTGAGCGCGAGCGGGAGCGAGCGCGCGGTGCGGCGACCACGCCGGGCGCCCGTGCGCGGCTGATCCTCGCGCACGTCACCATCTACGTCGCGGCGCTCATCTTCATCGCGCCGCTCGTCTACGCGTTCTTCTCGGCCCTCAAGCCGAACTCGGAGATGTTCTCGATGCCGCCGACCCTGGTGGGCTCCGAGATCCGCTGGAGCAACTTCGTCGACGTCTTCGCGTATGGACCGTTCCTGACCTACATCATGAACTCGTTCATCGTGGCGATCGGGGGCACCCTGGTCGTGCTCGTGGTGTCCACGACGGCCGGATACGCGTTCGGGCGCCTGCGGTGGAAGGGCAGGGACGCGGTCTTCGTCCTCTTCCTCGCCACGCTGATGGTGCCCGCCGAGGTCCTCGTGATCCCCATGTTCCAGGTCATGCAGTGGTTCAACTGGGTCGACACCTACCAGGCGCTGATCCTGCCCTTCGCGTTCGGCGCCTTCGGGACGTTCCTGATGCGGCAGTTCTTCCGCGGCATCCCCTACGAGCTGGAGGAGGCGGCACGTGTCGACGGCGCGGGCCCCATCCGGTCGTTCCTGCAGATCATCCTGCCGCTGTCCAAGTCGGCCGTCGCCGTCCTCGCAGTGTTCACGTTCCTGTCGTTCTGGAACAGCTACCTGTGGCCCCTCATCGTGACCGTCGACTACAACGCGCACGGCACCCTGCCCGTCGGTCTGGCGAGCTTCGCCGGCCTCACCGGAACGCGCTGGGACCTGCAGATGGCGGCTGCCATCATCTCGATGATCCCGACCACGCTGCTCGTCATCGTGCTGCAGAAGCACCTGGTCAAGGGCATCGCGATGGCCGGACTGGGCGGACGATGAGCGCGGTCGGGCAGCAGACGGACCACACTCGACGAAGCCTCACGCACGCCGGGCCCGACCTCGCCCTGGCGGGGGTGGACATCGGGGGCACGAAGATCGCGGCCCTCGTCGTGGACCCCTCCGGAGACATCCTCGCCCGAGGCAGCGTGGCGGCACCGGCGAGCGTCGGAGGCTCGGCGATGGCGGACGCGGCAGCCGGCCTCGTCGCACGGCTGGCAGCTGAGGCCGGTGTGTCGGTCGCCGCGGTGGGGGTGGGCGCCGCGGGCGTCATCGACCACGAGAGCGGCACCATCCGCGCCGCGTCCGCCCTGTTCGCGGACTGGGCGGGCTTCCCGCTCGGCCCGGAGCTGGCGCAGCGCCTCGGCGTGCCGGTGCGGGTGGAGAACGACGTGAACGCCTTCCTCCTCGGTGAAGCCGCCGCGGCGGGTCCGAGCGTTCCCGACGTGCTCGGTGTCATGCTCGGCACGGGTGTCGGCGGCGCGCTCGTCATCGGCGGAGAGCTACACCACGGCCCGCACGGCGCGGCCGGGGAGATCGGACACACGCCCGGCTACAGCGACCTCGTCTGCACCTGCGGGCAGACCGGGCACCTGGAGACCCTGGCCTCCGGGACGTCGATCGCCCGCCGGTACGAAGAGCGCACCGGACGCTCGGTGAGTGATGCGAGGGACGTCGCGGAGGTTGCTCGTGCCGGTGATGCCGACGCGCGCGCGGTGTTCGACGCCGCCGGGCGCGCGCTCGCTCTCGCCTGCGCCAGTGCGGCGACGCTCCTCGACCTGCCGACCGCGATCGTGGGCGGCGGCGTCACGGCGGCCTGGGACCTCCTGGCGCCGTCGATCGAGCGGACCCTCCGCACCGACGCCCCGGTGTCCGGCATCGCGCTGCGCATCGTCCCGGCCGTCCTGGGCGCCGACGCCGTCGCGCTCGGCGCCATCGAGAGCGCTCGGCGCGCTCTCGCCCCCGTTTCCTGACCACGACTGCGACCGCAGAGGAGAACAGCACCGTGACCGTACGCCCGGAAGCCCACGAGATCTGGATGGGTCCGCTGCCGCCGCTCGCCGAGGGCGGGCTCGCGCGGCCACGGATCGGCATCGGCGGCATCTCCATCGAGTCGAGCACCTTCTCCCCGCACATCTCGGGGGACGACGCCTTCACGATCCACACAGGCGACGCGTTGCGGGCGTACTACCCATTCCTCGATGCCGGACGTGAGCTCGCCGAGGCCGCGGAGTGGGTCCCGCTCACCCACGGCCGGTCGCTGCCCGGCGGCGCCGTGGACCCGGACACCTATCAGCGGATGAAGGATGCGCTCGTCGAGGGCATCCGCGCGCAGGGGCCGTTCGACGGCTTCTTCTTCGACATCCACGGCGCGATGAGCGTCGTCGGGATGGACGATGCCGAGGGCGATCTGGCCCTCGCGGTGCGCGACGCTCTGGGGCCGGACACCCTCGTGTCCACGTCGATGGACCTGCACGGCAACGTCTCGGAGACGCTGCGCGATGCGGTGGATCTGCTCACCTGCTACCGCATGGCGCCGCACGAGGACTGGCTGAACACGAAGGAGCGGGCGGTGTGGAACCTGCTCGACCGTCTCCGTGGACCGCACGGCGGCGACGTGCAGGCGCGGCGGCCCTTCACCGCCTGGGTGCCCGTTCCGGTGCTCCTGCCGGGGGAGAAGACCAGTACGCGGCTGGAGCCCGCGCAGAGCATCTATGCCGAGCTCCCCGAGATCGAAGCCCTGCCCGGTGTCATCGACGCGTCGGTGTGGATCGGCTACGCGTGGGCGGACGAACCGCGCTGCCAGGCCTACGTCGTGGTCACCGGCGACGACCGGGAGGTCATCGCCCGGGAGGCGGAGCGCGTCGCCCGGATGTTCTGGGAGGCGCGGGAGGACTTCGTCTTCGTCGCGAAGACCGGAAGCCTCGACGACGCTCTGGAGGAGGCGCTGGCCCCCGGTGCCCCGCGTCCATACGTGATCTCGGACTCCGGGGACAACCCGACGGCCGGGGGAGCGGGGGATGTGACCTGGACCCTTGCCCACCTGCTCCTGCGACCCGAGCTCACCGACGGAACGCACACGACGCTGGTCGCCTCGATCTTCGATCCGCGAGCGGTCGCCGAAGCCTTGGCGGCGGGCGTCGGTGCGACGGTCACGCTGTCCGCCGGAGCAGCGGTCGATGCCGGACCTCACGGACCGGTCGAGATCAGCGGCACGGTGTTCTCGATCACCGATGGCGACCCGGACGCCGGCACCCAGGTGGTGATCGCGGTCGGCGGGCTGCACGCCATCGTGACCGCGCGCCGCAAGCCCTTCCACCACCTCTCCGACTTCCGGATGCTGGGCCTCGAGCCGACCACCGCCGACATCGTCGTGGTGAAGATCGGCTATCTGGAGCCGGAGCTGTATGAGCTGGCGGCGGGGTGGACGCTGGCACTCACGCCGGGTGGGGTGGATCAGGACCTGCTCCGGCTCGGGCACCACCGCCTGCGCCCCGGGGTGTTCCCGTTCGACACGACCGGCGACCCCGACCTGACCGCGGTGGTCGTGCGCCGCGGCGCCGACGAGGAGGACACGGCATCATGATGAACTTCGAGAAGCGCACCGGCCCCGACTTCGGTGCGGCGGCCCCGGTCTACCCGGCGAACGGCGTGCCGGACTGGTACCGCGACGCCAAGCTCGGGTTCTTCGTGCACTGGGGCCTGTACTCCGTGCCGGCGTGGGCCGTGCAGCACGGCGAGGGCGTGAACATCCCCACCGAGGACGCCTACGCATGGCACCAGTACGCGGAGTGGTACGGCAACACGGTCCGCATCCCGGGAAGTCCGACGTGGGAGCGCCACCAGCGCACCTACGGTCCCGGGACCTCGTACGAGGACCTCGCCGACCGATGGGACGCCGCCGCTTTCGATGCCGACGCCTTCGTCGGCGAGCTCGTCGCGGCCGGAGCGCGCTACGTCGTGCCCACGACCAAGCACCACGAGGGGTTCTGCCTGTGGGACACCGCGACCACGCGATTCAATGCCGTCGCCCGCGGCCCCCGGCGCGACCTCATCTCCGAGTTCCACGACGCCACGCGCCGCGCCGGAGCCAGGTTCGGCGTGTATTACTCCGGAGCGCTCGACTGGCATGTGAGCGACTTCCCGCCGATCGAGTCCGACACCGACCTCTTCCGCTTCCGTCGCAACGACGCCCACTTCTCCCGGTACGCCGCCGCGCAGTTGGAGGAACTCGTGGAGCGGTTCGCTCCGGACGTCCTCTGGAACGACATCGAGTGGCCGGACGGCGGCAAGGGCACGGAGGAGTACGCCGTGGCCGCCCTGCTGCAGCGCTATTTCGACGCCGTCCCGGACGGGGTCGTGAACGACCGCTGGGGCGTGCCGTACCACGGCTTCCTCACCCGCGAATACACGGACATCCCGGACATCATCCCGGAGCCGTGGGAGTCGACCCGCGGACTCGGCTACTCGTTCGGGTTCAACCAGGCGGAGGACGAGCGGCACTCGCTCTCCGGGACGGCTCTGATCCGGCTCCTCGTCGACGTCGTCGCGAAGAACGGCAACCTGCTCATCAATGTCGGCCCTGCGGCGGACGGCTCGATCCCGGCGCTGCAGCGGACCGCGATGCAGCAGCTCGGCGGCTGGCTGGCCGTGAACGGCTCGGCGATCTACGGCACGCGGCCCTGGACGCGGATGGGGGAGCGGACGGGAACCCCTCGCCGCTACACGACCTCGGCGGACGCGGTCCACGTGCACGCGCTCGACCCGGCGACCGGCGCGCTCGAGCTGCCGCCCGAACTCGAGGCCGCTGCGCTGTCGTGGGCCGACGGCACCCCGGCCCGGGCATCCGCGGACGGCGGCCCGACCCGCGTCGTGATCCCCGCCGGTCTCCGCGACGCTCCGGTCGCCGTGCTCACCGCGCACGGCGCCTGACGCACAGGGACGCCAGATAGGGCCCCGCCGGTGTTCCGGCGGGGCCCTATCCGTGCCGGGGCTCAGGGCGCGTGCGCTCCTCGAGCACCTCGATCACGTGGCGGTACGGGCGGCCGGTGGCCCGGGTCATGCCGATCTCGCACGTGCGGTTCGCTGAGACGAAGGCGTCGAAGCCGCCGCGGGCCGTATCGGCGGCCGCGACCTCGGCCGATTCCTGCTCGGTCGCGCTCGCGGTGAGCTCGGGGTGCAGCATGCCCCGGTCGCCGGCGAACGCGCAGCATCCCCAGCCGTCGGGTACATAAACCTCGTCCGCGACGGCGGCAGCGATTGTCGTCAACGCTCCCGTAGCGCCGAGCGCGGTGGTCGAGCAGGTCGGGTGCACCGCGATCGAGGGGAGCTTGGCGTCGACGGAGAGGCGCGGCAGCACCTCCCGCGCGACGAACGTCGTCGCGTCCTCGATGCGGAGCCCGGTGTACTCGGGATGGGCGGCGACAGCCTGGGCGAGCATCACGTCGAGACCCTCGGTGCAGGAGGCAGCGTCGCAGACGACAGGAAGCTCGCCGTGCCGACTGGCGTCCCAGAGGGAGGCCAGCACCCGGTCGGACATGAGGCGGTAGCCGTCGAGGTGACCCTTCGACTTCCACGGCGTCCCGCAGCAGAGCCCGCCGTTCTCCTCCGGGACCACGACGGGGATCCCGGCACGGTCGAGCAGTGCGCGGAGGGCATCACGGGAGCCGGGGCCCTCGTCCTCCGGGCCGAACATCGTGCCGATGCAGGCTCCGAAGAACACGGCCTGGGCATCCGGCGGGGAGACGGGTCGGGGTGGGGCGGAGCCGCCGCGGGGCAGGCCGCCGTCGTAGAGCGGCACGGTGTCGGCGCCGAGCACCGCCCGTCCGATCCGCGTCGCACCGCGCACGAGCGGAACGGGGAGTGCGTCGGCGACCGTGAGCGCCACGCCGCCGGCGCGAGTGACGGTGCTCCAGTGCTTCGCCGCCGTTCCCCAGGCGGCGCCCTCCACGGCGTTCTCCTGCTCGGCGCGGAGGCGGCGGACGAGGTCGCCCGTGTTGATGTCCACCGGACACGCCACGCCGCACATGCCGTCGACGGCGCAGGTCTGCACGCCGTCGTAGTCGTAGTCCGCGCGGAGGTCGCGCAGCAGCGCCGTATCGCCCTGTTCCTCGGCCCAGGCCATGTCCCGTCGCAGCACGATGCGCTGCCGCGGGGTCAGGGTGATGCTCTTGCTCGGGCACGTGGGCTCGCAGTAGCCGCACTCGACGCAGCGGTCCACCTCCCGCTCGACGCTGGGCACGCGCTTGAGGTCCTGGAGGTAAGAGTCGGGGTCGTCGGACAGCACGACGCCGGGGTTCAGAATCCCGTCCGGGTCGAACAGCCGCTTGATCTCCCACATCATGTCGGTGAGCTCGTCGCCGTACTGCCGCCGCACGAAGGGCGCCATGATCCGGCCGGTGCCATGCTCCGCTTTCAGCGATCCCTCCTGCGCGAGGACGAGTTCGACGAGATCGTCGGTGAAGCGGCGGTACCGCGCCACGCTGTCGGGATCGTCGAAGCGCTCGTTGAGCAGGAAGTGGACGTTGCCGTCCTTCGCGTGCCCGAAGATGACCGAGCCCTCGTAGCCGTGCTCTGCGAACAGTTCGATCAGTCGTTCGCAGGTGGCGAGCAGCCGCGGAACCGGTACGACGATGTCTTCGAGGAGGGCGGTCGTACCGGACGGGCGGGCGCCGGCGACCGCGGTGTAGAGGCCCTTGCGGACGTGCCACAGCGCGGCGCGCTCTCCTGCATCCGTCGTCAGTCGTGGCGCGACGGCGAGCGGGAGGGTGTCGAAGTGCGCCTGCGCTGCCGCACTCTCGCGGGCGAGGGCCTGGTCGTCGGCGGCGTGTACCTCGACGAGCAGCGCAGCATGGCCCTGGACGTCGATCTCGGAGATCGCGGCCGGCACGTCGCTCAGGCCCTGGGCGACGCGCAGCGAGGCGGCGTCCAGGAGCTCGATCGTCGCGAGTCCGAGCTCCGTGAGAGCGGGAAGCGCGGTCATCGCCGCCGACAGCGTCTCGAAGACGAGCAGGCCCGTGGCGATCGCCGGGCGCACCTCGATGGTGCGGAAACGCGCCTCGGCGACGAACCCGAGCGTCCCTTCCGATCCGATGAGGAGGTGTTCGAGGATGCGCACCGGGTCGTCGAAGTCGAGCAGGGCGTTGAGGCCGTAGCCCATCGTGTTCTTCATCGAGAACTGCCGACGCAGGAACGCGACATTCTCGGGGGAGGCGAGCAGGCGCTCCCGCAGGGAGGAGAGCCCAGCGAACAGCGCGGGTTCCGAGGCGCGGAGGACGTCAGCGGCATCCGGGCGTCCGGTGTCGAGGATCGTGCCGCTGGGCAGGACCACCACCATCGACGTGATCGTCTGATACGAGTTCTCCGTGATGCCGCAGGCCATACCACTGGAGTTGTTCGCGACGACGCCACCGATCGTGCACGCGATCTCGCTCGCCGGGTCCGGTCCGAGCTTGCGGCGGTAGCGGGCGAGCCGCGTGTTCACCTGGCGGACGGTCGCTCCGGGGCCCACGCGAATCGCGGCGCCGTCGTCCTCGACGTGGATGTCGCGGAAGCGGCTTCGCGTGTCGACGAGGATGTCGCCGCTGATGCCCTGACCGGAGAGGCTGGTGCCG harbors:
- a CDS encoding carbohydrate ABC transporter permease, coding for MSTETLVRPTGTAPRRERERERARGAATTPGARARLILAHVTIYVAALIFIAPLVYAFFSALKPNSEMFSMPPTLVGSEIRWSNFVDVFAYGPFLTYIMNSFIVAIGGTLVVLVVSTTAGYAFGRLRWKGRDAVFVLFLATLMVPAEVLVIPMFQVMQWFNWVDTYQALILPFAFGAFGTFLMRQFFRGIPYELEEAARVDGAGPIRSFLQIILPLSKSAVAVLAVFTFLSFWNSYLWPLIVTVDYNAHGTLPVGLASFAGLTGTRWDLQMAAAIISMIPTTLLVIVLQKHLVKGIAMAGLGGR
- a CDS encoding ABC transporter substrate-binding protein, producing the protein MKKLRVGAVAAVAGVAVAMTGCASSGGSGGSADGDTIVVDMWAGSESDVDALEAQIEFAQKQNPDIEIKLQTSPWSDFFTKLTTNMASGNMACITGMSGAQLGGYTAGFRELSEDDLKTAGIDWSEFNPSADGILSFEGKVYGVPFDVATMLVYYNQDMLTAAGAATPEIGWTFDDFATIAADATKDGKYGFGMGMGGYQWMSMPIAYSATQPASEDGTLHIDDEAFVDAASWYAGLVTDKKVAAPVASASDTGWGENQYTGGNAAMAVDGTWNAVSYLNNESGFAAGMVPLPAGVDGNPGPILGSGYGIAENCKNPEAALKVLGSLVGEDAQDYIASSGRSYPARISSQPLYFESIDEQYREQVQSVFEAAFGDTVPLYMTKSWQKLDSYIQPNLVSVYNGQMTMEELLSNAQAQFGE
- a CDS encoding alpha-L-fucosidase; the encoded protein is MRQEWFDDARFGMFVHFGLYSGAARHEWVQNYERLTDEEYRPYFDNFDPDLFDARALAKTAKETGMGYVVLTTKHHDGFCLWDSRLTDFTSVAAVGRDLVREYVDALRAEGIRVGLYHSVIDWHHPDFTVDWNHPRRDDENARALNEGRDMARYREYLHGQVRELLTDYGDIDYLFFDFTYPESKDGWAGKGPQDWDAEALLALCRELQPEMLVNDRLGIPADFVTPEQYQPTAPIVRDGVPLVWEACQTLNGSWGYHRDNTDQKSPALLVQMLVDSVSMGGNMLLNIGPDGRGAIAPRDAQTLAEIGEWMRLHDRVVIGAGHAPFTPPREGVYTLRGDRLYLSLFSWPLGFVHLPGLAGKVSYARLLNDGSWLRTSVSDPDQQADLMTPAGEAEGTLTVHLPVRRPDVLMPVIELRLTGE
- a CDS encoding ROK family transcriptional regulator; protein product: MTNPADTPVDDPHTRRILDFVARGQARSRSELASALGVAASTVGLRVQALLDAGVLEEAGAGTSRGGRRPRVLRIAGDGIVLSADLGGRHARIGRHDLSGGLLHSETIAIDVADGPEATLKRVSEVFERLLAETRVHAIGVSLPGPVDVTTGSVDQPSRMPGWPGFRVGEHLSARHGVPVVVDNDANLAALGEHRRQLGHTQHSITVKAGTAIGSGIIVDGHIHRGATAAAGDITHTRIDGSGDIPCSCGNTGCLETVASGASLVRQMRERGTTGVRTTADVLTLARDADPLATTLVRTAGTHLGQALSGVVNFFNPHALFLTGSMSASEPFIAAVRSRVYEACHPLATQRLRIEAATTGADAILYGAARLALEGMEIPVATT
- a CDS encoding M81 family metallopeptidase; translation: MGPLPPLAEGGLARPRIGIGGISIESSTFSPHISGDDAFTIHTGDALRAYYPFLDAGRELAEAAEWVPLTHGRSLPGGAVDPDTYQRMKDALVEGIRAQGPFDGFFFDIHGAMSVVGMDDAEGDLALAVRDALGPDTLVSTSMDLHGNVSETLRDAVDLLTCYRMAPHEDWLNTKERAVWNLLDRLRGPHGGDVQARRPFTAWVPVPVLLPGEKTSTRLEPAQSIYAELPEIEALPGVIDASVWIGYAWADEPRCQAYVVVTGDDREVIAREAERVARMFWEAREDFVFVAKTGSLDDALEEALAPGAPRPYVISDSGDNPTAGGAGDVTWTLAHLLLRPELTDGTHTTLVASIFDPRAVAEALAAGVGATVTLSAGAAVDAGPHGPVEISGTVFSITDGDPDAGTQVVIAVGGLHAIVTARRKPFHHLSDFRMLGLEPTTADIVVVKIGYLEPELYELAAGWTLALTPGGVDQDLLRLGHHRLRPGVFPFDTTGDPDLTAVVVRRGADEEDTAS
- a CDS encoding carbohydrate ABC transporter permease — its product is MTITTRRRGSLAKVEGRQALGFASPALVGLALFTIVPVGLSIVMSVFDWPTFGERTFNGVDNYVTLFTSSPDFWPALRNSAVYTLLYVPLSVALSLVLALGLGPRIRGRGALRVLFFIPVVTPMVANVLVWKMMLQPQGLFNGLSVTWFGVELPNFLADPNWAMIMVVVMSVWQGLGYNMLIFSAALEQLPESVLEAASIDGAQGFRRVWSIIIPMISPSIFFATIMTMITSLQVFVQPQMLTGGGPGNATKPLVMYIWEQGFTFGDLGLAAAAAWILFAIIIAITGIQFAAQKKWVHYEH
- a CDS encoding alpha-L-fucosidase; translated protein: MMNFEKRTGPDFGAAAPVYPANGVPDWYRDAKLGFFVHWGLYSVPAWAVQHGEGVNIPTEDAYAWHQYAEWYGNTVRIPGSPTWERHQRTYGPGTSYEDLADRWDAAAFDADAFVGELVAAGARYVVPTTKHHEGFCLWDTATTRFNAVARGPRRDLISEFHDATRRAGARFGVYYSGALDWHVSDFPPIESDTDLFRFRRNDAHFSRYAAAQLEELVERFAPDVLWNDIEWPDGGKGTEEYAVAALLQRYFDAVPDGVVNDRWGVPYHGFLTREYTDIPDIIPEPWESTRGLGYSFGFNQAEDERHSLSGTALIRLLVDVVAKNGNLLINVGPAADGSIPALQRTAMQQLGGWLAVNGSAIYGTRPWTRMGERTGTPRRYTTSADAVHVHALDPATGALELPPELEAAALSWADGTPARASADGGPTRVVIPAGLRDAPVAVLTAHGA
- a CDS encoding ROK family protein — its product is MSAVGQQTDHTRRSLTHAGPDLALAGVDIGGTKIAALVVDPSGDILARGSVAAPASVGGSAMADAAAGLVARLAAEAGVSVAAVGVGAAGVIDHESGTIRAASALFADWAGFPLGPELAQRLGVPVRVENDVNAFLLGEAAAAGPSVPDVLGVMLGTGVGGALVIGGELHHGPHGAAGEIGHTPGYSDLVCTCGQTGHLETLASGTSIARRYEERTGRSVSDARDVAEVARAGDADARAVFDAAGRALALACASAATLLDLPTAIVGGGVTAAWDLLAPSIERTLRTDAPVSGIALRIVPAVLGADAVALGAIESARRALAPVS